In a genomic window of Variovorax paradoxus:
- a CDS encoding HAMP domain-containing protein: MSSKPRSGAAATPAARRSRAMRWAVGVGAALVTAIGLVLMFLLAQATNNRELYERYYVRLFGINVVVAVVLVLVIGWVAFRLLRRLRQGKFGSRLLIKLAAIFALVGVVPGALVYVVSYQFVERSIESWFDVKVEGALNSGLNLGRATLDALSDDLAAKTRAAGGQLAQVSDASAGLALERIRDQLEATDVVLWTNAGQLIATAGASRFQLNPERPTPQQLRQVRADRAIAHIEGLDEPPPGILLPPATVRALAMVQRPGFDLDAAPRFLQVTRPLPPNVVANALAVDKANREYQERALGRVGLRRMYIGTLTLSLFLAVFGAVLLAVLFGNQLARPLLVLADGVRQVAAGDLRPTAVSQGKDELGGLTRSFAVMTQQLAEARTAVEKTMGQLDAARANLQTILDNLTSGVIVLDAAGTVLSTNPGATRVLRAPLAAYEGQPLTEVPGLADFGAAVQQQFEDFLVERMQHGLDHWQHAFELHATGTDLPQQEGAINIVARGAELPGAARLLVFDDISEIVSAQRAQAWGEVARRLAHEIKNPLTPIQLSAERLEMKLSGKVAAPEQAVLVKSVKTIVDQVDAMKRLVNEFRDYARLPAADLKPVDLNALLVDVLHLYNAEAMPIALRFEPDERCRPIRGDAQQLRQVIHNLLQNAQDAAEAAAGATGRRGEVVIRTRLGDSGQRVRLTVQDSGPGFAENILKRAFEPYVTTKTKGTGLGLAVVKKIADEHGARIELSNRVVDGAIAGAQVSLSFALAGEPQAAAAHTEDSK, from the coding sequence GTGAGTTCGAAGCCGCGCAGCGGTGCCGCGGCCACGCCCGCCGCGCGCCGCTCGCGCGCGATGCGCTGGGCCGTGGGTGTCGGCGCCGCGCTGGTCACCGCCATCGGCCTGGTGCTGATGTTCCTGCTGGCCCAGGCCACCAACAACCGCGAGCTCTACGAGCGCTACTACGTGCGCCTGTTCGGCATCAACGTCGTGGTGGCGGTGGTGCTGGTGCTGGTGATCGGCTGGGTCGCGTTCCGGCTGCTGCGCCGGCTGCGGCAGGGCAAGTTCGGCAGCCGGCTGCTGATCAAGCTCGCCGCCATCTTCGCGCTGGTGGGCGTGGTGCCGGGCGCGCTGGTCTACGTCGTGTCCTACCAGTTCGTCGAGCGCTCGATCGAGAGCTGGTTCGACGTCAAGGTCGAGGGCGCGCTGAACTCGGGCCTGAACCTCGGGCGCGCCACGCTCGATGCGCTGTCCGACGACCTCGCGGCCAAGACGCGCGCGGCCGGCGGCCAGCTCGCGCAGGTCTCCGATGCCAGCGCGGGCCTCGCGCTCGAACGCATCCGCGACCAGCTCGAGGCCACCGACGTGGTGCTGTGGACCAACGCGGGCCAGCTCATCGCCACCGCGGGCGCCTCGCGCTTCCAGCTCAATCCCGAGCGGCCCACGCCGCAGCAGCTGCGCCAGGTGCGCGCCGACCGCGCGATCGCCCACATCGAGGGACTCGACGAACCGCCGCCGGGCATCCTGCTGCCGCCGGCCACCGTGCGCGCGCTCGCGATGGTGCAGCGCCCGGGCTTCGACCTCGATGCCGCGCCGCGCTTCCTGCAGGTCACGCGGCCGCTGCCGCCCAACGTGGTGGCCAACGCGCTCGCGGTCGACAAGGCCAATCGCGAATACCAGGAGCGCGCGCTCGGGCGCGTGGGCCTGCGCCGCATGTACATCGGCACGCTCACGCTGAGCCTGTTCCTCGCGGTGTTCGGTGCCGTGCTGCTCGCGGTGCTGTTCGGCAACCAGCTCGCGCGGCCGCTGCTGGTGCTGGCCGACGGCGTGCGCCAGGTGGCCGCCGGCGACCTGCGGCCCACGGCCGTGTCGCAGGGCAAGGACGAGCTCGGCGGCCTCACGCGTTCGTTCGCCGTCATGACGCAGCAGCTGGCCGAGGCGCGCACCGCGGTCGAGAAGACCATGGGCCAGCTCGATGCCGCGCGCGCCAACCTGCAGACCATCCTCGACAACCTGACCTCGGGCGTGATCGTGCTCGATGCCGCCGGCACCGTGCTGTCGACCAACCCCGGCGCCACGCGCGTGCTGCGCGCGCCGCTGGCCGCCTACGAAGGCCAGCCGCTCACCGAGGTGCCGGGCCTGGCCGACTTCGGCGCCGCCGTGCAGCAGCAGTTCGAGGACTTCCTCGTCGAGCGCATGCAGCATGGCCTCGACCACTGGCAGCATGCCTTCGAGCTGCACGCCACCGGCACCGACCTGCCGCAGCAGGAGGGCGCCATCAACATCGTGGCGCGCGGTGCCGAGCTGCCCGGGGCCGCGCGGCTGCTGGTGTTCGACGACATCTCCGAGATCGTCTCGGCGCAGCGCGCGCAGGCCTGGGGCGAAGTCGCGCGGCGTCTCGCGCACGAGATCAAGAATCCGCTCACGCCGATCCAGCTCTCGGCCGAGCGGCTCGAGATGAAGCTCTCGGGCAAGGTCGCCGCGCCCGAGCAGGCGGTGCTGGTCAAGTCGGTGAAGACCATCGTCGACCAGGTCGATGCGATGAAGCGGCTGGTCAACGAATTCCGCGACTACGCGCGCCTGCCGGCGGCCGACCTCAAGCCCGTCGACCTCAATGCGCTGCTGGTCGACGTGCTCCATCTCTACAACGCCGAGGCCATGCCGATCGCGTTGCGCTTCGAGCCCGACGAGCGCTGCCGCCCGATCCGCGGCGACGCGCAGCAACTGCGCCAGGTCATCCACAACCTGCTGCAGAACGCGCAGGACGCCGCCGAGGCCGCGGCCGGTGCCACCGGTCGGCGCGGCGAGGTCGTCATCCGCACGCGGCTCGGCGATTCGGGACAGCGCGTGCGGCTCACCGTGCAGGACAGCGGACCGGGTTTCGCCGAGAACATCCTCAAGCGCGCGTTCGAGCCCTACGTCACGACGAAAACAAAAGGTACAGGTTTGGGGCTCGCGGTCGTGAAGAAGATCGCCGACGAGCACGGCGCGCGCATCGAGCTGTCCAACCGCGTCGTCGACGGGGCTATAGCGGGGGCGCAAGTCTCGCTATCATTCGCGCTGGCAGGCGAGCCGCAGGCAGCGGCCGCTCACACCGAAGATTCGAAGTAA
- a CDS encoding response regulator — MANILVVDDELGIRDLLFEILNDEGHNVELAENAAEARAARQRARPDLVLLDIWMPDTDGVTLLKEWSTAGLLTMPVIMMSGHATIDTAVDATRIGAFAFLEKPITLQKLLKAVEQGLARESARRAAAGVVPTPTGHGQPSAITTTGDSLLMASLASVPVPDQGPQSTQSFDLDRPLRDARDGFEKAYFEFHLAMENGSMTRVAEKTGLERTHLYRKLKQLGVDLSRGRRSAV; from the coding sequence ATGGCAAACATTCTCGTGGTCGATGACGAGCTGGGCATCAGGGACCTGCTCTTCGAAATTCTCAATGACGAGGGCCACAACGTCGAACTCGCGGAGAACGCGGCCGAGGCACGTGCCGCGCGCCAGCGTGCGCGTCCCGACCTCGTGCTGCTCGACATCTGGATGCCCGACACCGATGGCGTGACCTTGCTCAAGGAGTGGTCCACCGCGGGCCTGCTCACGATGCCCGTCATCATGATGAGCGGCCACGCCACCATCGACACCGCCGTCGATGCCACGCGCATCGGTGCCTTCGCCTTCCTCGAGAAGCCCATCACCCTGCAGAAGTTGCTGAAGGCCGTCGAGCAGGGCCTCGCGCGCGAGAGCGCGCGCCGCGCCGCGGCCGGTGTCGTGCCCACGCCCACCGGCCATGGCCAGCCCAGCGCCATCACCACCACGGGCGACAGCCTGCTGATGGCGTCGCTCGCATCGGTGCCCGTGCCCGACCAGGGCCCGCAGTCCACCCAGAGCTTCGATCTCGACCGTCCGCTGCGCGATGCGCGCGACGGTTTCGAGAAGGCCTACTTCGAGTTCCACCTCGCGATGGAGAACGGTTCGATGACGCGCGTGGCCGAAAAGACCGGCCTCGAGCGCACCCATCTGTACCGAAAGCTCAAACAACTTGGTGTGGATCTTTCGCGAGGCCGCAGAAGCGCTGTATAA